The DNA sequence TGAAATTAAATTCCGGTAAAATGAGCATTATTAAATGAGGTTATATTGAGAGACCTCGACCTAATTTCAAGGGAACGCTCAAATATAAGGAGATGTATCCAATGTCTAAAGATTTCTCACAAACAGAAAAGGATTTGCGTTTGTTTTCTGAAATGTCCAGTCAGGGCCATGAACAAGTGGTTCATTTTTATGACGAATCCGTGGGGTTAAAAGCCATTATTGCCATTCACAGTACTGTGCTTGGGCCTGCTTTGGGAGGAACCCGCATGTGGCCTTATGAGTCAGAAGCCGATGCGCTTAAAGATGTGCTGCGCTTATCACGCGGCATGACCTATAAAGCAGCTGTAACAGGCCTCAATCTGGGGGGCGGCAAAGCCGTTATCATTGCTGATCCTAAAAAAGATAAAAGTGAAGCGCTGTTCCGTACCTTTGGCCGCTTTGTTGAAAGTTTGGGCGGTCGATATATTACTGCCGAAGATGTGGGTATCAATGTCAATGATATGGAATATGTTCGCACTGAAACGCGCCATGTAACGGGCTTGTCGCGTGCTATGGGTGGAAGTGGTGATCCTTCTCCCATTACCGCTCAGGGTGTCTACCAGGGAATGCGTGCCTGTGTGGAAGAACTTTATGGCAGTGATTCTCTGAAGGGAAAACGTGTCATGATTCAGGGCTTGGGGCATGTGGGCACTTCACTGGCTGAGCTTTTGGCCCAGGAAAAAGCGGAATTGATTCTTACAGATTTGGATATGGGGTATACCGAAGAAGTTGCTGCAAGATTGGGTGGAAAAGCCGTCGCTCCGGATGAGGTTTTCTCGATTGAAGGCGATATTTATTCTCCTGCAGCCTTGGGGGGCGTGATCAATGACCGCTCCCTTGAGCAGTTTGGTTATAAAATTATTGCCGGTTCAGCGAATAATCAGCTTGAAGACGAAATTCGCCATGGCTTGATGCTGAAAGAGAAAGGCATTCTTTATGCCCCTGATTATGTCATCAACGCAGGGGGGCTGATCAATGTCTGGAACGAACTGCAAGGCTATAATAAACGCAAGGTTTCAAAAGAAGTACAAGGCATTTATACGGCTTTAAAGCAAATTTTTCAAATTGCAAATAAAGAACATCTTCCTA is a window from the bacterium (Candidatus Blackallbacteria) CG13_big_fil_rev_8_21_14_2_50_49_14 genome containing:
- a CDS encoding leucine dehydrogenase, yielding MSSQGHEQVVHFYDESVGLKAIIAIHSTVLGPALGGTRMWPYESEADALKDVLRLSRGMTYKAAVTGLNLGGGKAVIIADPKKDKSEALFRTFGRFVESLGGRYITAEDVGINVNDMEYVRTETRHVTGLSRAMGGSGDPSPITAQGVYQGMRACVEELYGSDSLKGKRVMIQGLGHVGTSLAELLAQEKAELILTDLDMGYTEEVAARLGGKAVAPDEVFSIEGDIYSPAALGGVINDRSLEQFGYKIIAGSANNQLEDEIRHGLMLKEKGILYAPDYVINAGGLINVWNELQGYNKRKVSKEVQGIYTALKQIFQIANKEHLPTNLASNRLAERRIEQLSKLSRIHIPASCRSC